In one Nicotiana tomentosiformis chromosome 6, ASM39032v3, whole genome shotgun sequence genomic region, the following are encoded:
- the LOC104112951 gene encoding protein kinase and PP2C-like domain-containing protein isoform X1: MGLEILEPNTCIRGCCTSPKIPIHLPLPSYSLSHPIARGAESVVYEAILDGKRVAVKKPILSTYEDIDKFHKELQLLCKLDHPGIAKLLAAHAKPPNYMFFFEFYESGNLAGKLHVDEWSPSIRQALEVATRLAKALQYLHNLGIVHRDVKPANILLDRQLQPRLADFGLAEYKKNLKLVSTENWKSTGKPTGGFHKRNMVGTLIYMAPEVLRKEIQTEKSDVYSFGISVNELLTGVVPYTDLRSEAQAHTVLEMNYTEQRLTAAVVSEGLRPVLADLRSGASACLLSLIERCWDKDPQNRPSFDDIVVELGSILADEIGRSRTEMVSADSFISSNGSDGANIQSYQENISWFGQGKEFSKRVPIALAASAWLDHSEDHVYSPVLSWGSFASCGRRETMEDRHFLMPQVCDEKDIHVFAIFDGHRGSAAAEFSAGALPGFLQNLGSVSSPSDALFEAFIKTDVAFRTQLDSCRKRKGAVQKDWHPGCTAIAALIVRNKLIVANAGDCRTVLCRAGNPYALSRDHVASCHEERERIIRAGGLVKWQVDTWRVGDAALQVTRSIGDDDLKPAVTAEPEITLTTLSAEDEYIVMASDGLWDVVSETDVVNIIRDTVKEPGMCSKRLATEAAERGSKDNITVIVVFLRPVSTAERIY, translated from the exons ATGGGTCTGGAAATCTTGGAACCTAACACTTGCATTCGTGGTTGCTGTACCAGCCCGAAAATCCCCATTCATCTCCCTCTTCCTTCTTATTCTCTCTCTCACCCTATTGCTCGAG GGGCTGAAAGTGTGGTGTATGAAGCCATTCTTGATGGTAAAAGAGTTGCTGTGAAAAAACCCATCTTGTCCACCTATGAGGATATTGATAAATTCCATAAAGAACTGCAATTATTATG CAAATTGGATCATCCGGGGATAGCAAAACTACTGGCGGCGCATGCCAAGCCGCCAAATTACatgtttttctttgaattttaCGAGTCCGGAAATCTTGCCGGGAAATTACACGTGGATGAATGGAGCCCAAGTATAAGACAGGCACTTGAAGTTGCAACTCGTCTAG CAAAGGCCCTACAATACCTACATAACCTCGGGATTGTGCACAGGGATGTGAAACCAGCGAACATTCTT CTTGATAGACAGCTACAACCACGTCTTGCTGACTTTGGTCTGGCAGAATACAAAAAGAATCTTAAACTAGTTTCCACTGAAAACTGGAAATCTACTGGCAAGCCTACTGGAGGTTTCCATAAGAGGAATATGGTTGGTACGCTTATTTACATGGCACCAGAGGTGCTGAGGAAAGAGATACAGACTGAAAAATCTGATGTATATAGCTTTGGAATATCAGTGAA TGAGCTGCTTACTGGCGTAGTTCCGTACACTGATCTCCGTTCAGAGGCACAG GCCCATACTGTGCTTGAAATGAACTACACTGAGCAGCGACTTACTGCAGCCGTTGTATCTGAAGGCTTACGGCCCGTTCTAGCTGATCTTCGATCCGGTGCTTCAGCTTGTTTACTCTCTTTGATAGAAAGATGTTGGGATAAAGATCCGCAAAATAGGCCTTCTTTTGATGATATTGTCGTGGAGCTTGGTTCCATTCTGGCAGATGAAATTGGAAGGAGCCGTACAGAAATGGTGTCAGCGGATTCTTTTATTTCTTCAAATGGTTCTGATGGTGCAAATATCCAAAGCTATCAGGAGAATATTAGCTGGTTCGGTCAGGGTAAAGAATTTTCGAAAAGGGTCCCTATTGCCCTTGCTGCTAGCGCATGGCTGGATCATTCAGAAGATCATGTATATAGTCCAGTTCTATCTTGGGGTTCCTTTGCATCATGTGGAAGAAGGGAAACGATGGAAGATAGACACTTCCTTATGCCTCAAGTGTGTGATGAAAAGGATATTCACGTCTTTGCAATCTTTGATGGTCATCGAG GTTCAGCAGCAGCTGAGTTTTCTGCTGGAGCCTTACCAGGATTTTTGCAGAATCTTGGTTCAGTTAGCAG TCCCTCTGATGCGCTTTTTGAAGCATTCATAAAGACAGATGTTGCATTCAGGACACAACTTGATTCTTGTCGCAAACGCAAGGGAGCAGTTCAGAAAGATTGGCACCCTGGTTGTACTGCAATAGCTGCTCTTATCGTCAGAAACAAACTTATTGTTGCTAATGCTGGTGATTGCAGAACAGTCTTGTGTCGAGCTGGTAACCCGTATGCTCTAAGTAGG GATCATGTTGCAAGTTGTCATGAGGAGCGGGAGCGTATTATCCGTGCAGGTGGCCTTGTCAAATGGCAAGTGGATACATGGAGGGTTGGTGATGCGGCTCTCCAG GTCACTAGGTCTATCGGTGATGATGATCTGAAGCCAGCTGTAACTGCGGAACCTGAGATAACTCTAACTACTCTTTCTGCAGAGGATGAATACATT GTAATGGCCAGTGATGGCCTTTGGGATGTTGTTAGTGAGACAGATGTAGTGAACATAATCAGAGACACAGTGAAAGAGCCAGGAATGTGCTCAAAGAGGTTAGCAACAGAAGCTGCGGAACGAGGCAGCAAAGACAACATAAccgttattgttgttttcttacGTCCAGTTTCCACAGCTGAGAGAATTTATTAG
- the LOC104112951 gene encoding protein kinase and PP2C-like domain-containing protein isoform X2, with the protein MFFFEFYESGNLAGKLHVDEWSPSIRQALEVATRLAKALQYLHNLGIVHRDVKPANILLDRQLQPRLADFGLAEYKKNLKLVSTENWKSTGKPTGGFHKRNMVGTLIYMAPEVLRKEIQTEKSDVYSFGISVNELLTGVVPYTDLRSEAQAHTVLEMNYTEQRLTAAVVSEGLRPVLADLRSGASACLLSLIERCWDKDPQNRPSFDDIVVELGSILADEIGRSRTEMVSADSFISSNGSDGANIQSYQENISWFGQGKEFSKRVPIALAASAWLDHSEDHVYSPVLSWGSFASCGRRETMEDRHFLMPQVCDEKDIHVFAIFDGHRGSAAAEFSAGALPGFLQNLGSVSSPSDALFEAFIKTDVAFRTQLDSCRKRKGAVQKDWHPGCTAIAALIVRNKLIVANAGDCRTVLCRAGNPYALSRDHVASCHEERERIIRAGGLVKWQVDTWRVGDAALQVTRSIGDDDLKPAVTAEPEITLTTLSAEDEYIVMASDGLWDVVSETDVVNIIRDTVKEPGMCSKRLATEAAERGSKDNITVIVVFLRPVSTAERIY; encoded by the exons atgtttttctttgaattttaCGAGTCCGGAAATCTTGCCGGGAAATTACACGTGGATGAATGGAGCCCAAGTATAAGACAGGCACTTGAAGTTGCAACTCGTCTAG CAAAGGCCCTACAATACCTACATAACCTCGGGATTGTGCACAGGGATGTGAAACCAGCGAACATTCTT CTTGATAGACAGCTACAACCACGTCTTGCTGACTTTGGTCTGGCAGAATACAAAAAGAATCTTAAACTAGTTTCCACTGAAAACTGGAAATCTACTGGCAAGCCTACTGGAGGTTTCCATAAGAGGAATATGGTTGGTACGCTTATTTACATGGCACCAGAGGTGCTGAGGAAAGAGATACAGACTGAAAAATCTGATGTATATAGCTTTGGAATATCAGTGAA TGAGCTGCTTACTGGCGTAGTTCCGTACACTGATCTCCGTTCAGAGGCACAG GCCCATACTGTGCTTGAAATGAACTACACTGAGCAGCGACTTACTGCAGCCGTTGTATCTGAAGGCTTACGGCCCGTTCTAGCTGATCTTCGATCCGGTGCTTCAGCTTGTTTACTCTCTTTGATAGAAAGATGTTGGGATAAAGATCCGCAAAATAGGCCTTCTTTTGATGATATTGTCGTGGAGCTTGGTTCCATTCTGGCAGATGAAATTGGAAGGAGCCGTACAGAAATGGTGTCAGCGGATTCTTTTATTTCTTCAAATGGTTCTGATGGTGCAAATATCCAAAGCTATCAGGAGAATATTAGCTGGTTCGGTCAGGGTAAAGAATTTTCGAAAAGGGTCCCTATTGCCCTTGCTGCTAGCGCATGGCTGGATCATTCAGAAGATCATGTATATAGTCCAGTTCTATCTTGGGGTTCCTTTGCATCATGTGGAAGAAGGGAAACGATGGAAGATAGACACTTCCTTATGCCTCAAGTGTGTGATGAAAAGGATATTCACGTCTTTGCAATCTTTGATGGTCATCGAG GTTCAGCAGCAGCTGAGTTTTCTGCTGGAGCCTTACCAGGATTTTTGCAGAATCTTGGTTCAGTTAGCAG TCCCTCTGATGCGCTTTTTGAAGCATTCATAAAGACAGATGTTGCATTCAGGACACAACTTGATTCTTGTCGCAAACGCAAGGGAGCAGTTCAGAAAGATTGGCACCCTGGTTGTACTGCAATAGCTGCTCTTATCGTCAGAAACAAACTTATTGTTGCTAATGCTGGTGATTGCAGAACAGTCTTGTGTCGAGCTGGTAACCCGTATGCTCTAAGTAGG GATCATGTTGCAAGTTGTCATGAGGAGCGGGAGCGTATTATCCGTGCAGGTGGCCTTGTCAAATGGCAAGTGGATACATGGAGGGTTGGTGATGCGGCTCTCCAG GTCACTAGGTCTATCGGTGATGATGATCTGAAGCCAGCTGTAACTGCGGAACCTGAGATAACTCTAACTACTCTTTCTGCAGAGGATGAATACATT GTAATGGCCAGTGATGGCCTTTGGGATGTTGTTAGTGAGACAGATGTAGTGAACATAATCAGAGACACAGTGAAAGAGCCAGGAATGTGCTCAAAGAGGTTAGCAACAGAAGCTGCGGAACGAGGCAGCAAAGACAACATAAccgttattgttgttttcttacGTCCAGTTTCCACAGCTGAGAGAATTTATTAG